Genomic window (Fodinibius sp. Rm-B-1B1-1):
CCCCGCCGTGGTGCTTGGCCATTACGGTCGTAATCGCCGCCGTCGTGGTCGTCTTCCCGTGGTCTACGTGACCTATCGTTCCTATGTTTACATGTGGCTTATCTCGCTGAAATGTCTCTTTTGCCATAATACTATTGATTAATGATGTTTAAGATCTTTCTTCCAATATTTCTTTTTCTACATTGTCAGGGACAATTTTAAACTCAGCAAATTCCATCGTAGAAGTTGCGCGTCCCTGCGTCATTGATCGGAGATCTGTCGTATATCCAAACATTTCAGACAGGGGTACCTTTGCTCTAACAACAGAACCTTCTTTGTTGTTATCCATTTTCCCAATAATACCTCTGCGTCCATTTAGATCGCCAATCACATCGCCCATAAAATCTTCCGGAGTAATCACTTCAACATCCATAACAGGTTCCAGAATTTTAGGGGATGCTTTTCTTGCTGAGTTTCTAAACGCCAACTTAGCACAAAGCTCAAAACTAACCTGGTCAGAATCCACATCGTGGTAAGACCCGTCAAACAAACGAACTCCAATATCCTCAACCGGATAATCGGCCTGAATACCAGAACGCATGGCCTCTTTAAATCCTTTCTCAACAGAGGGAATAAATTCCGTTGGGATATTACCACCTTTTATCTCATTGATGAACTTAAACCCTTCCTCTTCATCAACAGATACATTGTTATCTTCTTCATCAAACTCTTCAAAATTCTCAAGTGGACCGATTTCGAATTCCATATCGGCAAACTTACCACGCCCACCAGATTGCTTCTTATATGTCTCTCGGTGCGTTACATTTGAAGTAATTGTTTCGCGGTAAGATACCTGCGGAGCTCCAACATTCGCCTCCACCTTAAACTCACGCTTCAGGCGATCAACAATAATTTCCAAGTGAAGCTCACCCATTCCGGCAATCACAGTCTGACCAGTTTCCTCGTCAGTATTAACCTGGAAGGTTGGATCTTCTTCTGCAAGCTTAATCAGTCCCGTAGTCAGCTTTTCAGCGTCGGCTTTCGACTTTGGCTCAACAGCCAACTTAATTACCGGTTCTGGGAATGTAATTTCTTCAAGGAGTATAGGATTATCGACATCACAGAACGAATCTCCTGTTCTAACTTCTTTAACCCCAACAGCCGCAGCAATATCACCTGCCCGA
Coding sequences:
- a CDS encoding GTP-binding protein yields the protein MAKETFQRDKPHVNIGTIGHVDHGKTTTTAAITTVMAKHHGG